The Verrucomicrobiia bacterium genome includes a window with the following:
- a CDS encoding sigma-54 dependent transcriptional regulator, which translates to MKGKILIVDDQADFRELLRLRLGTDYQVSEAANGAELQKTLAEDPPDVVLLDVKLPDANGLQLLPNIKKRWPQTEVIILTGAPDDHQAVSWAVEATKSGAFNFVRKGAGFDGDKLVVDVNNALEHKEQTEANSALRRALGTISGTTAPVFRSAAMQDVVRTVQRIGTSDVSILITGESGTGKEVIADLIHSVSPRNKARIIKINCAALPRELIESELFGSVKGAFTGAHADREGLFRQAEGGTLLLDEISEMPVDTQSKLLRVLQDQEVRPVGGKTAYKTNCRLVAATNRKPEEAIRDGKLREDLFYRISAISVHLPPLRERREDILPLAESFLRRFAAQANRTIKGFTSMAAERLTAFDWPGNVRQLQNEVQRAVLLCEGDEVDSTDLSITKARVIGEESQDTNFTLLEGVERNAIVQMLKETGNNKLETAKRLGIGRQTLYNKIKAYGIEV; encoded by the coding sequence ATGAAGGGCAAAATTCTGATCGTAGATGACCAGGCCGACTTCCGCGAGTTGCTGAGGCTCAGGCTGGGGACCGATTACCAGGTCAGCGAGGCCGCCAACGGCGCTGAACTGCAAAAAACTCTCGCAGAGGACCCGCCGGACGTCGTCCTGCTGGATGTCAAACTGCCGGACGCCAATGGCCTTCAACTGCTTCCCAACATCAAAAAACGCTGGCCTCAGACCGAGGTCATTATCCTCACCGGCGCCCCGGATGATCATCAGGCCGTCTCCTGGGCCGTCGAAGCCACCAAGAGCGGGGCATTCAATTTCGTTCGCAAAGGCGCCGGCTTTGATGGGGACAAACTGGTGGTCGATGTCAATAACGCGCTCGAACATAAAGAGCAGACGGAAGCCAACAGCGCGTTGCGCCGGGCGCTGGGCACCATCAGCGGCACAACCGCTCCGGTATTCCGCAGCGCTGCCATGCAGGATGTCGTGCGCACCGTTCAACGAATCGGCACCAGCGACGTGTCCATCCTCATTACAGGTGAAAGCGGCACCGGCAAGGAAGTCATTGCCGATTTGATCCACTCGGTCAGCCCCCGCAATAAGGCGCGTATTATCAAAATCAATTGCGCCGCTTTGCCTCGCGAACTCATCGAAAGCGAACTGTTCGGTTCCGTTAAAGGCGCATTCACCGGGGCGCATGCGGACCGCGAGGGGCTGTTCCGCCAGGCCGAAGGGGGCACGTTGCTCCTGGATGAAATCTCCGAAATGCCTGTCGATACTCAGAGCAAACTGCTGCGCGTCTTGCAAGACCAGGAAGTCCGGCCCGTAGGAGGCAAAACCGCTTACAAAACCAACTGCCGCCTCGTGGCCGCCACCAACCGCAAGCCGGAAGAGGCCATCCGCGACGGCAAGCTCCGCGAGGACTTGTTCTATCGGATCAGCGCCATTTCCGTTCACCTGCCCCCCTTGCGCGAACGGCGCGAGGATATCCTGCCCCTGGCCGAATCTTTTCTGCGGCGCTTTGCCGCCCAGGCCAACCGCACTATAAAAGGCTTCACCTCGATGGCCGCTGAACGCCTCACTGCCTTTGATTGGCCCGGCAATGTGCGCCAATTGCAAAACGAAGTGCAGCGCGCCGTGTTGCTGTGCGAAGGCGATGAAGTGGATTCCACCGACCTGTCCATCACCAAGGCGCGCGTCATCGGCGAAGAGTCGCAGGACACCAACTTTACCCTGCTCGAAGGGGTTGAGCGCAATGCTATCGTGCAAATGCTCAAAGAAACCGGCAACAACAAGCTGGAAACCGCCAAGCGCCTGGGCATTGGCCGGCAAACTCTCTACAACAAAATCAAGGCCTACGGCATCGAGGTCTGA
- a CDS encoding gamma-glutamyl-gamma-aminobutyrate hydrolase family protein, translated as MTKRPLILISPDIEGKGKEFGDLSISLSANYQQAILAAGGLPLIIPVTVERECIADCVRRCDGVLLTGGDDVDPRLYGDVLPAAVRRTVGVTPDGGGRDYRELVLIDEVFRQRKPLLAICRGHQILNVALGGGLVADIPSQVPGALRHRRMDKRSEIVHEVQLTPGSVLAKITGKKNLGVNSTHHQAIGRVAAPLRVAATSSDGIIEALELQPGGVRWLPWLLSVQFHPERLAGRFAEHQALFGAFTRACGRNRIHNL; from the coding sequence ATGACCAAACGACCGCTCATTTTGATTTCCCCAGACATTGAGGGCAAAGGGAAGGAATTTGGGGACCTCTCGATCAGCCTTTCGGCCAATTACCAGCAAGCCATTCTTGCCGCAGGCGGGTTGCCCCTGATAATCCCCGTGACGGTGGAGCGGGAATGCATCGCCGACTGCGTGCGCCGATGCGACGGCGTGCTGTTGACCGGCGGGGATGATGTCGATCCGCGCCTCTACGGGGATGTCTTGCCCGCTGCAGTGCGCCGCACGGTCGGCGTCACCCCTGATGGTGGCGGGCGGGATTACCGTGAGCTGGTGCTTATTGACGAGGTCTTTCGCCAGCGCAAACCGTTGCTAGCGATTTGCCGCGGGCACCAAATCCTTAACGTGGCCTTGGGGGGTGGGCTGGTGGCCGATATTCCCAGCCAGGTGCCGGGGGCGTTGCGCCATCGGCGCATGGATAAACGCAGTGAAATCGTTCACGAAGTGCAATTGACACCGGGTTCAGTACTGGCCAAGATAACCGGCAAGAAGAATCTGGGCGTGAACAGCACGCATCACCAGGCAATTGGCCGGGTGGCCGCCCCGCTTCGTGTGGCGGCCACCAGCTCGGATGGCATCATCGAGGCGCTCGAACTCCAGCCGGGTGGAGTGCGCTGGTTGCCGTGGCTCTTGAGCGTGCAATTCCACCCGGAACGCTTGGCCGGGCGATTTGCCGAACACCAGGCTCTCTTCGGCGCGTTCACCCGCGCCTGCGGGCGAAATCGCATACATAACTTATGA
- the ispF gene encoding 2-C-methyl-D-erythritol 2,4-cyclodiphosphate synthase — protein MVHVGIGYDVHALAEGRKLVLGGVDIEHPKGLEGHSDADVLMHAVCDAILGALGEADIGHHFPNTDPRWQGAPSRVFLREASRLVALRGGKLINIDATIIAQAPKLFPHIEQMKRNMAEALELNVQRIGIKATTNETLGFIGREEGIAAIAVAGVDLPEH, from the coding sequence ATGGTTCATGTGGGCATCGGTTACGACGTTCATGCTCTGGCCGAGGGACGAAAGCTGGTCCTGGGCGGGGTTGACATCGAGCATCCAAAAGGCCTCGAAGGCCATTCGGACGCCGATGTGTTGATGCACGCCGTCTGCGATGCCATCCTCGGCGCCCTCGGCGAAGCCGACATCGGCCATCATTTCCCTAATACCGACCCACGCTGGCAAGGGGCCCCCAGCCGCGTGTTCCTGCGGGAGGCCTCGCGCCTGGTGGCGTTGCGTGGCGGCAAACTGATCAATATCGACGCCACCATCATCGCCCAGGCGCCCAAGCTCTTCCCCCACATTGAGCAGATGAAACGCAATATGGCCGAGGCCCTCGAACTGAATGTCCAACGAATCGGGATCAAAGCCACGACCAACGAAACCTTAGGGTTTATCGGGCGTGAAGAGGGCATCGCGGCGATTGCTGTGGCGGGCGTCGATTTGCCCGAGCATTGA
- a CDS encoding twin-arginine translocation signal domain-containing protein: MIAKNSRRDFLRTTATASAAVAAVSLFPGTLSARGKARGVAIVLDAEEAKQKAVQWVAEELLVSLRSRGAAAEIFHRLEQAPAGWDCVIVATAGSSSGKQALAATGISLADVPEAVAVARGKMGDRRFVLATGSDVRGLVYAALELADRVNFAVAPLDELGNIQRTVEQPANRIRSIARAFVSEVEDKPWFNDREMWPRYLTMLATQRFNRFNLSLGIGYDFLRDVTDAYFLFAYPFLLSVPGYDVRVPELPDAERDGNLEMLKFISEETVARGLQFQLGIWMHGYDWSSSPRANYRIAGLSAQNHGPYCRDAVLALLRACPAISAITFRIHGESGVPEGSYDFWRMVFEGVAKCGRRVEIDLHAKGIDETMIDSALATGMAVDVAPKYWAEHLGMPYHQTEIRALERPRPGREGSGLMKLSSGSRSFLRYGYGDLLKENRRYTVMYRIWPGTQRLLLWGDPVTAAAHSRAFSFCGSAGVEIMEPLTFKGRRGSGIPGGRCAYAEVSLKPRWDWEKYLYTLRLWGRLMYNPESAPDIWQRMLRKTFAKGAKAVELALANASRILPIITTAHAPSAGNNSYWPEMYFNHSLIDAGRPSPYGDSPAPKVFGNVSPLDPQLFLRINDFAGELLKGEHSGKYTPIEVARWIEDYAEAAAKNLALAESKVRNNNTAEYRRMVVDLKIQIGLGRFFGAKFRSGVLYGLFEQSGDRASLIECIRVYRRARNAWAELAEQARNVYQADVTVGELPHLRGHWLDRLPAIDDDIALLEKRLEQTSGEAGNAIGSEHIRLCIQEILDRPRRPIVVCRHSPPARFRAGQPLEIELILQRSSQAVRLYYRHVNHGERFERVFMQAEGNHFGATIPAAYTNSPYPLQYYFEIRQDAQNSSLYPGFASNLANQPYFVVRHFHSETVAAGPRLNC; the protein is encoded by the coding sequence ATGATTGCAAAAAATTCGCGCCGCGATTTTCTTAGGACCACGGCAACAGCTTCCGCAGCAGTGGCCGCAGTTAGTCTGTTTCCCGGAACTCTATCCGCCCGAGGGAAAGCCAGGGGCGTTGCTATTGTTCTCGATGCGGAAGAGGCCAAACAAAAAGCCGTTCAGTGGGTGGCAGAGGAATTGCTAGTTTCCCTTAGAAGCCGAGGGGCGGCGGCGGAAATTTTTCACCGCTTGGAACAGGCGCCCGCCGGCTGGGATTGCGTCATTGTCGCTACTGCTGGTTCGAGCAGCGGAAAGCAGGCGCTGGCTGCAACGGGTATTTCGTTGGCGGATGTTCCGGAAGCCGTCGCTGTGGCGCGCGGCAAGATGGGTGACCGTCGGTTTGTGCTGGCGACAGGATCGGATGTGCGCGGACTGGTTTATGCGGCCCTGGAACTTGCGGACCGCGTCAACTTCGCCGTCGCTCCCCTCGATGAGTTGGGCAACATCCAACGGACGGTGGAACAGCCCGCCAATCGCATTCGCAGCATCGCCCGGGCTTTCGTCAGCGAAGTTGAAGACAAGCCGTGGTTCAATGATCGGGAGATGTGGCCGCGCTATCTGACCATGCTGGCGACTCAACGCTTTAACCGCTTCAATCTCAGCCTCGGCATCGGTTACGATTTTTTACGAGACGTGACCGATGCCTACTTTTTATTCGCGTACCCGTTTCTGCTATCCGTTCCAGGATACGATGTGCGAGTGCCTGAATTGCCGGATGCTGAGCGCGACGGCAATTTGGAGATGCTCAAGTTCATCAGCGAGGAAACCGTTGCGCGCGGCCTGCAATTCCAATTGGGCATCTGGATGCACGGCTATGACTGGTCCAGCAGTCCGCGGGCAAACTACCGAATTGCCGGATTGTCAGCACAAAACCACGGCCCTTATTGCCGGGACGCGGTGCTGGCGCTGTTGAGGGCCTGCCCCGCCATCAGCGCCATTACATTCCGCATCCATGGTGAAAGCGGGGTTCCCGAGGGCAGTTACGATTTTTGGCGTATGGTTTTTGAGGGAGTGGCCAAATGCGGCCGCAGGGTGGAAATTGACCTGCACGCCAAAGGGATCGATGAAACGATGATTGACTCGGCGCTGGCTACGGGGATGGCCGTAGATGTCGCGCCGAAGTACTGGGCCGAGCACCTTGGAATGCCTTATCATCAGACCGAAATCCGGGCACTGGAGCGGCCTCGGCCCGGTAGAGAGGGTTCGGGTTTAATGAAACTGAGCAGCGGGTCGCGCAGTTTTCTTCGGTATGGTTACGGCGACCTGCTCAAGGAAAATCGCCGCTATACGGTGATGTATCGCATCTGGCCGGGGACGCAACGGCTGCTCTTGTGGGGCGACCCAGTGACTGCCGCTGCCCACAGCAGGGCCTTTAGCTTTTGCGGCAGCGCTGGTGTTGAAATCATGGAGCCCCTCACTTTCAAGGGTCGCCGAGGCTCAGGCATCCCCGGTGGCCGCTGCGCCTACGCTGAGGTGTCCCTCAAGCCGCGCTGGGACTGGGAAAAATACCTTTATACGCTGAGGCTGTGGGGACGTTTGATGTATAACCCTGAAAGCGCCCCGGACATTTGGCAGCGGATGTTGCGAAAGACTTTTGCAAAAGGGGCCAAGGCAGTGGAACTCGCATTGGCAAACGCCAGCCGCATCCTGCCCATTATCACCACCGCCCACGCGCCTTCCGCAGGAAACAACAGTTACTGGCCGGAGATGTATTTTAACCACTCGCTCATCGATGCTGGCCGCCCTAGCCCGTATGGTGACAGCCCTGCGCCGAAGGTGTTTGGCAACGTGAGCCCGCTGGACCCGCAATTATTCCTGCGCATCAATGATTTTGCCGGCGAATTGCTCAAAGGCGAACACAGCGGGAAATACACTCCAATCGAAGTCGCGCGATGGATCGAAGATTACGCCGAAGCTGCAGCGAAAAACCTCGCGCTGGCCGAAAGTAAGGTTAGGAACAACAACACAGCGGAATATCGACGCATGGTGGTTGACTTGAAAATCCAAATCGGACTTGGGCGATTTTTCGGCGCGAAGTTTCGCTCGGGTGTTCTCTACGGATTGTTCGAACAAAGCGGTGATCGCGCTTCCCTGATTGAATGCATAAGGGTATATCGCCGCGCCCGCAACGCATGGGCCGAACTGGCAGAGCAAGCGCGCAACGTTTATCAAGCTGATGTGACCGTGGGCGAGCTACCCCATTTGCGCGGCCATTGGCTCGACCGGCTGCCCGCCATTGACGACGACATCGCTTTATTGGAGAAGCGGCTGGAGCAAACGAGCGGAGAGGCTGGCAACGCCATTGGATCGGAGCACATTCGATTGTGCATCCAGGAAATCCTGGACCGACCGCGGCGACCCATTGTTGTTTGCCGTCATTCGCCGCCGGCTCGCTTCCGCGCCGGCCAACCGCTCGAGATAGAGTTAATATTGCAAAGGTCATCCCAGGCCGTTCGCCTCTACTATCGCCACGTGAACCATGGTGAGCGATTCGAGAGGGTCTTTATGCAAGCGGAAGGGAATCACTTCGGCGCCACCATCCCGGCGGCTTACACGAATTCGCCATACCCGCTCCAATATTACTTCGAGATACGGCAGGACGCCCAAAACTCATCGCTGTATCCCGGATTCGCCTCTAATCTCGCTAACCAGCCTTACTTCGTGGTGCGCCATTTTCATAGTGAAACGGTGGCAGCGGGGCCACGTCTCAATTGTTGA
- the rpmI gene encoding 50S ribosomal protein L35, with protein MRLPKGIKTRKSVAKRFKITAGGKVLRTSAGRRHLMQTKNPKRRRGLRGATSVHSTDEYRIKQNLPFSH; from the coding sequence ATGAGACTTCCCAAAGGCATTAAGACCAGGAAATCGGTGGCCAAACGGTTTAAAATTACCGCGGGAGGCAAGGTCCTTCGCACCAGCGCGGGGCGCCGTCATTTGATGCAGACCAAGAACCCCAAGAGACGGCGGGGTTTGCGCGGGGCGACGAGCGTGCATTCGACCGACGAATACCGCATCAAGCAGAATCTGCCGTTCAGCCACTAA
- the rplT gene encoding 50S ribosomal protein L20: MRVTNAPASRKRRTRMIRAAKGFRMRRSKLYRYASDAVDHGRQYAFRDRRAKKRTFRGLWQIRINAAARAAGITYSRFMEGLKAAKVALDRKILADLAATDGAAFSELVKVAQDALKAKAAKA, translated from the coding sequence ATGCGAGTAACCAACGCGCCAGCTTCCCGCAAACGACGGACCCGGATGATACGGGCGGCCAAAGGCTTTCGGATGCGCCGGTCGAAACTGTATCGGTATGCTTCTGATGCGGTCGATCATGGACGCCAATATGCCTTCCGCGACAGGCGAGCCAAAAAGCGCACGTTCCGGGGTTTATGGCAAATCCGTATCAATGCGGCCGCCCGCGCAGCAGGCATAACCTACAGCCGCTTTATGGAAGGCTTGAAAGCGGCCAAAGTTGCCCTGGACCGCAAGATATTGGCGGACCTTGCGGCGACGGACGGCGCGGCCTTTAGCGAGTTGGTCAAGGTCGCCCAAGACGCCCTGAAGGCCAAAGCGGCCAAGGCTTAA
- the pheS gene encoding phenylalanine--tRNA ligase subunit alpha — translation MGGQQWAPISFNAATMAGFLEQIEPLKQAAIAELRAAIDLAALEQARVNYLGARGGFTALLKQLGELAKEEKPAAGKAVNTAKAEIETVLAERRAQLELQSASPQEPTDFTLPGRRRPLGKLHPLTQVTEDIIRSFRKIGFVVADGPEVENEYYCFDALNTPADHPARDTQDTFYLATAAAKESQSNAGLLLRTHTSSVQIRVMEKQTPPVRIIVPGRVYRRDNADATHNPTFHQVEGLYVDRGVTVSDLKGTVEFVFKELMGPETRIRFRPHYFSYTEPSFEIDFSSALTRKMGKEWLEIAGCGMVHPQVFENVGYDPETWTGWAFGFGIERIAMIRYDINDIRLFYQNDLRFLRQF, via the coding sequence ATGGGCGGCCAGCAATGGGCGCCCATTTCGTTTAATGCCGCAACAATGGCTGGATTCCTCGAGCAAATCGAACCGCTGAAACAAGCGGCCATAGCTGAGTTGCGCGCTGCCATCGACTTGGCCGCCCTCGAACAGGCCCGCGTCAATTACCTCGGCGCGCGCGGCGGCTTTACGGCGCTGCTCAAACAATTGGGCGAGCTGGCCAAGGAGGAAAAGCCGGCTGCAGGCAAGGCCGTCAACACCGCCAAGGCGGAGATCGAAACGGTTTTGGCCGAGCGCCGCGCTCAACTCGAATTGCAGAGCGCTTCCCCGCAGGAACCCACTGACTTTACCCTTCCGGGCAGGCGCCGGCCTTTGGGCAAGCTGCACCCGCTGACGCAAGTGACCGAAGACATCATCCGCAGTTTTCGCAAGATCGGTTTTGTGGTGGCAGACGGGCCCGAGGTAGAAAACGAGTATTACTGTTTTGACGCGTTGAACACACCGGCGGACCATCCGGCGCGCGACACGCAGGACACCTTTTACCTCGCGACTGCAGCGGCCAAGGAGAGCCAAAGCAACGCAGGCCTGCTGCTGCGGACCCATACCTCGTCGGTCCAGATTCGGGTGATGGAAAAACAGACGCCACCGGTGCGGATTATTGTGCCTGGGCGGGTCTATCGGCGCGACAACGCCGACGCCACGCATAATCCGACGTTCCACCAGGTCGAAGGGTTGTATGTGGACCGTGGGGTGACGGTTAGCGATCTGAAAGGGACGGTTGAATTTGTTTTCAAAGAGCTGATGGGGCCCGAAACCCGCATCCGGTTTCGTCCCCATTATTTCAGCTATACCGAGCCGAGCTTCGAGATCGATTTTAGCAGCGCATTGACGCGCAAGATGGGCAAAGAATGGCTGGAAATCGCCGGCTGCGGAATGGTGCACCCGCAGGTATTTGAGAATGTGGGGTATGACCCGGAAACCTGGACCGGGTGGGCCTTCGGTTTTGGCATCGAACGCATTGCCATGATCCGTTACGACATAAATGATATCCGGCTCTTTTACCAAAACGACCTGCGTTTTCTGCGGCAGTTTTAG